In one Pseudodesulfovibrio tunisiensis genomic region, the following are encoded:
- a CDS encoding IS1595 family transposase — translation MRKSRLDRKKQLRLIEHFVAGTTARCAADLVGVNFKTAAYYFHRLREIIAEEESSEGMAFGEFEVDESYFGGRRKGKRGRGAAGKVPVFGILKRGGKVYTQVIPDAKGKTLMPIIQEKIQPDSVVYSDCWYGYNVLDVSEFKHFRINHSKLFADSQNHINGIENFWNQAKRHMRKFNGIPTKHFHLFLKECEWRFNNSNPRSQLKQLRQWVKKHMG, via the coding sequence ATGCGAAAGAGCCGTTTAGATCGCAAGAAGCAGCTCCGTTTGATTGAGCATTTTGTAGCTGGGACAACAGCACGATGTGCCGCTGATCTGGTCGGTGTGAACTTCAAAACGGCTGCGTACTATTTTCACCGGCTTCGTGAAATTATAGCCGAAGAAGAGTCCAGCGAAGGAATGGCTTTCGGCGAATTTGAAGTTGATGAAAGCTATTTCGGCGGCAGACGAAAGGGCAAACGTGGTCGTGGGGCCGCAGGGAAAGTGCCGGTGTTCGGAATTCTTAAAAGAGGCGGGAAGGTATACACACAGGTGATTCCCGACGCCAAGGGCAAAACGTTGATGCCGATTATCCAAGAGAAGATTCAGCCCGACAGCGTCGTTTACTCAGATTGCTGGTACGGCTACAATGTCCTTGATGTGTCCGAGTTCAAGCACTTCAGGATCAACCATTCCAAGCTGTTCGCCGACAGCCAGAATCACATCAATGGGATTGAGAACTTTTGGAACCAGGCCAAGCGTCACATGAGAAAATTCAACGGCATTCCGACCAAGCATTTCCATCTCTTTTTGAAGGAATGCGAGTGGCGTTTTAACAACAGCAATCCGCGAAGCCAACTTAAACAGTTGAGACAGTGGGTTAAGAAGCATATGGGCTAG
- a CDS encoding PAS domain-containing sensor histidine kinase, with protein sequence MRNLLREQIFFEIAMSLGNSLDMDAMLRESLPTYLRKLNCLAGLVVHARHEPDGSVRPEVRHAIPRRLNDNPAVRSVRAILAEPSTSREWQEFAASLPLFGRVGDMAYHIMDLPEFGAIVLIKSGEAFDAPVLLSLQDINVKLARACVSCLQAEHTEAMNQALQHEIEQRKKAQENFRRIFEEALEGIFQGRPDGSPINVNPAMARIFGYDDPDHFLREMRSFKTRYLHQSDRNRFVALLREKRAVAGFEVEMLRRDNTPIWVAISARIVEEPEDENFVEGIVDDITLRKQAEQELRQAKEEAEKLNRLKTDFLSTVSHELRTPLTSILGFTKILGRHFKKATCPSECKFSGLPVNRIASNLDIIETEGRRLTELINNVLDLTRLEADRFDWHMGEVDMNNVVEHAVEATRVLFEEKGLKLELHADRLPEVSGDRDRLIQVCVNLLSNAVKFTPEGEVTVTARAGEGEILVEIRDTGIGVPPEETEIIFDKFRQLGDTLTEKPRGSGLGLPICKEIVEHHGGRMNVRPAPDRGSVFWFSLPVRKAGEPNPADPYQARNL encoded by the coding sequence GTGAGGAATCTCCTTCGCGAACAGATATTCTTCGAAATCGCCATGTCGCTGGGCAACAGTCTGGACATGGACGCCATGCTTCGGGAAAGCCTGCCCACGTACCTGCGCAAGCTGAACTGTCTGGCCGGGCTGGTGGTGCACGCACGGCACGAGCCGGACGGCTCGGTCCGGCCGGAAGTCCGGCACGCCATCCCCCGCCGTCTGAACGACAATCCCGCAGTCCGGTCGGTGCGCGCCATCCTTGCCGAACCGTCCACCAGCCGGGAATGGCAGGAATTCGCCGCATCCCTGCCCCTGTTCGGCCGAGTGGGCGACATGGCCTACCACATCATGGATCTGCCGGAATTCGGCGCGATCGTGCTGATCAAGAGCGGCGAGGCCTTTGACGCCCCGGTTCTGCTTTCGCTTCAGGACATCAACGTCAAGCTCGCCCGGGCATGCGTTTCCTGTCTTCAGGCCGAACACACCGAAGCCATGAACCAGGCCCTTCAGCATGAGATCGAACAGCGCAAGAAGGCCCAGGAAAACTTCCGGCGCATCTTCGAGGAGGCGCTGGAAGGCATTTTCCAAGGCAGGCCGGACGGCTCTCCCATCAATGTGAACCCGGCCATGGCCCGCATCTTCGGCTATGACGACCCGGACCATTTCCTGCGCGAAATGCGCTCGTTCAAGACGCGCTACCTGCATCAATCCGATCGGAACAGGTTCGTTGCCCTGCTGCGGGAGAAAAGGGCGGTAGCCGGATTTGAAGTGGAAATGCTCCGCCGCGACAACACGCCCATCTGGGTGGCCATTTCCGCACGGATCGTCGAGGAGCCCGAAGACGAAAATTTCGTGGAAGGCATCGTGGATGACATCACCCTGCGCAAGCAGGCGGAGCAGGAACTGCGGCAGGCCAAGGAGGAAGCCGAAAAGCTGAATCGACTCAAGACGGATTTCCTGTCCACGGTCTCCCATGAACTGCGCACGCCCCTGACCTCGATACTGGGCTTCACCAAGATTCTGGGCCGCCACTTCAAAAAGGCGACCTGTCCTTCGGAGTGCAAGTTCTCGGGACTGCCCGTGAACCGCATCGCCTCGAATCTGGACATCATCGAGACCGAGGGCCGCCGCCTCACCGAGCTCATCAACAACGTGCTCGACCTGACCAGACTCGAAGCGGACCGTTTCGACTGGCACATGGGTGAAGTGGACATGAACAACGTGGTGGAGCACGCAGTGGAGGCCACGCGCGTGCTGTTCGAGGAAAAGGGGCTGAAGCTGGAGCTGCATGCGGACCGGCTGCCCGAAGTGAGCGGGGACAGGGACAGGCTGATTCAGGTCTGCGTGAACCTGCTCTCCAATGCCGTGAAGTTCACGCCCGAAGGCGAGGTGACGGTCACGGCAAGAGCCGGGGAAGGAGAAATACTGGTGGAAATCCGGGACACGGGCATTGGCGTGCCGCCCGAGGAAACCGAAATCATTTTCGACAAATTCCGCCAGCTTGGGGACACCCTGACCGAAAAGCCGCGCGGCTCGGGCCTCGGGCTGCCCATCTGCAAGGAAATCGTGGAACATCACGGCGGACGCATGAACGTGCGTCCGGCCCCGGACAGGGGCAGCGTGTTCTGGTTTTCCCTGCCCGTGCGAAAGGCCGGGGAACCGAACCCGGCCGACCCGTATCAGGCCCGGAACCTGTAG
- a CDS encoding B12-binding domain-containing radical SAM protein produces MSLPSFPHIPWSGGNGPRILGINPWIHDFAAFNFWSRPAGLLSCLDTLRGAGANVALMDCLHQTWADEPWPDSRRYGTGHYPKEELAHPEGLEHIPRRYGRYGLDQTRVKTALAALDPTPDMVLITSIMTYWYPGAFEAVTMARELWPGVPVLLGGAYATLCADHARQFSGADMVMQGALERPDNWSRLWSLLDREAPLLPPGAGLTLALDLYEEPKFAPILGSRGCPFHCEYCASNVLFPGFCQAGPQWAVHAVRHEYERGVRDFAFYDDALLVNPDKWLWPLLAELGKHCPDARLHTPNAVHIRRLSPEVCGRLRDAGVKTLRLGLETTDFDSRRDVKLTRQEWEAGARNLLDAGFSLETVGVYILYGLPGQDVEQAERAVEHVKSFGFRPHLAFYTPIPGSRLFDEACRVSPYPLRDEPVFQNNSVWPCVPGGFNWKEAGRLKSLVRI; encoded by the coding sequence ATGTCTTTGCCCAGTTTTCCCCATATTCCGTGGTCCGGCGGAAACGGACCGCGCATTCTCGGCATCAACCCGTGGATTCACGATTTCGCGGCATTCAATTTCTGGTCGCGTCCGGCCGGACTGCTTTCCTGTCTGGATACCCTGCGCGGCGCGGGCGCGAACGTGGCGCTCATGGACTGTCTGCATCAGACCTGGGCGGACGAGCCGTGGCCCGACTCCAGACGCTACGGCACCGGGCACTATCCCAAGGAGGAACTGGCCCATCCGGAGGGTCTGGAACACATTCCCAGACGCTACGGCCGCTACGGACTGGATCAAACGCGGGTGAAGACCGCGCTGGCCGCACTGGATCCAACGCCGGACATGGTGCTGATCACGTCCATCATGACCTACTGGTATCCGGGGGCGTTCGAGGCCGTGACCATGGCCCGCGAGCTGTGGCCGGGCGTTCCCGTGCTGCTGGGCGGGGCCTATGCCACGCTCTGTGCGGATCATGCCCGGCAGTTCTCCGGTGCGGACATGGTCATGCAGGGTGCGCTGGAGCGGCCGGACAACTGGTCCCGGCTCTGGTCCCTGCTGGATCGCGAGGCGCCCCTTCTGCCGCCCGGGGCCGGATTGACGCTGGCACTCGATCTGTACGAGGAACCGAAGTTCGCACCGATTCTCGGTTCGCGCGGCTGTCCCTTCCACTGTGAATACTGCGCGTCCAACGTGCTGTTTCCGGGCTTTTGTCAGGCCGGGCCGCAATGGGCCGTGCATGCGGTGCGCCACGAATATGAACGGGGTGTCCGGGATTTCGCTTTCTACGACGATGCGCTGCTGGTCAATCCCGACAAGTGGCTCTGGCCCCTGCTGGCCGAACTCGGCAAACACTGCCCGGACGCGCGGCTGCATACCCCCAATGCCGTGCATATCCGCAGGCTGTCCCCGGAAGTATGCGGACGGTTGCGGGACGCGGGCGTGAAAACCCTGCGGCTGGGACTGGAGACAACGGATTTCGATTCGCGACGGGACGTGAAGCTCACCCGGCAGGAGTGGGAGGCCGGGGCGCGCAATCTGCTGGATGCGGGATTTTCGCTGGAAACCGTGGGCGTGTACATTCTGTACGGATTGCCGGGGCAGGACGTGGAACAGGCCGAACGGGCCGTGGAGCACGTCAAATCGTTCGGATTCCGGCCGCATCTCGCGTTCTACACGCCCATTCCGGGCAGTCGGCTTTTCGACGAGGCCTGTCGTGTCAGCCCGTATCCGCTTCGGGACGAACCCGTGTTCCAGAACAATTCGGTCTGGCCGTGCGTGCCCGGCGGGTTCAACTGGAAAGAGGCGGGACGACTCAAGAGCCTTGTCCGTATCTGA
- a CDS encoding cereblon family protein, producing METTQTVLRELQTPPPGAGEVPRSDSGPDSGFGGVRLACRTCGTHITSDRSRIRVNGEHRHVFFNPHGLIFELGCFGAARNLRTQSALSTEFSWFAGHAWQIVVCAGCGSHMGWRFSGKDFWFYGLILAELVEVRNAAD from the coding sequence ATGGAGACGACGCAAACGGTTCTGCGCGAATTGCAAACTCCGCCACCTGGAGCCGGGGAGGTGCCCCGATCGGATTCCGGCCCGGATTCCGGTTTCGGCGGGGTGCGTCTGGCATGTCGAACCTGCGGCACGCACATCACCAGCGACCGCAGCCGCATCCGGGTGAACGGCGAGCACAGGCACGTATTCTTCAATCCGCATGGCCTGATCTTCGAACTGGGCTGCTTTGGCGCGGCGCGCAATCTTCGCACCCAGTCCGCTCTTTCAACGGAATTCTCGTGGTTTGCGGGACATGCGTGGCAGATCGTGGTCTGCGCCGGGTGCGGTTCGCATATGGGCTGGCGTTTTTCCGGCAAGGACTTCTGGTTCTACGGCCTGATTCTGGCCGAACTGGTCGAAGTCCGGAACGCTGCCGACTAG
- a CDS encoding integration host factor subunit alpha, with protein sequence MSTLTKAGIVDYIYERTESNRAEIKDLVEDILGIMKSAVKKDHALLISGFGKFEAYDKDARKGRNPQTSQSITLPPRKVVVFRLSRKFRSELNQR encoded by the coding sequence ATGAGCACCCTGACCAAAGCCGGCATTGTGGATTACATCTACGAGCGGACCGAAAGCAACAGGGCCGAGATCAAGGATCTCGTCGAAGACATCCTGGGCATCATGAAGTCGGCCGTGAAAAAGGACCACGCGCTGCTGATCAGCGGCTTCGGCAAGTTCGAAGCCTATGACAAGGATGCCAGGAAGGGGCGGAACCCGCAGACCAGCCAGTCGATCACCCTGCCGCCGCGCAAGGTGGTCGTGTTCCGGCTCTCCCGCAAGTTCCGCTCCGAACTCAATCAGCGGTAA
- a CDS encoding HIT family protein, whose protein sequence is MIPKDSDCIFCKIVSGEIPCAKVYESENVFAFLDIAPVCPGHALVVTKGHYPTLLDIPEEMGAELTAALKAVGNAVIKATGAHGLNLMQNNHEAAGQLVHHAHFHLIPRFTDDGLELWPQAPYENNDEMTRLAADIAAMSG, encoded by the coding sequence ATGATTCCCAAGGATTCCGACTGTATATTCTGTAAAATCGTGAGCGGGGAAATCCCCTGCGCCAAGGTGTACGAGTCCGAGAACGTGTTCGCGTTTCTGGACATTGCCCCGGTTTGTCCCGGGCATGCACTGGTGGTGACCAAAGGGCATTATCCCACGCTCCTGGACATTCCCGAGGAAATGGGGGCCGAATTGACCGCGGCGCTCAAAGCCGTGGGCAACGCCGTGATCAAGGCCACGGGCGCCCATGGCCTGAATCTCATGCAGAACAACCATGAAGCGGCAGGGCAACTCGTGCACCACGCCCACTTCCACTTGATCCCGCGCTTCACGGACGATGGATTGGAGTTGTGGCCCCAGGCCCCATACGAAAACAACGACGAAATGACCAGACTCGCGGCGGACATCGCCGCCATGAGCGGGTAG
- a CDS encoding FIST signal transduction protein, with the protein MRIQIDQTGTLQGLEDLLATMDADADVQSVLVLACAENGFIPEQVDPLLRRMGKPVFGGIFPNVIHDRELLSKGTLVAGLRTRAHVHSIPGLSDPDMDYESLLERTVPENAGLRTMLVLVDGTSSRISAFIDGLYSIFGLEVNYVGGGAGQFDFSPAPCLMTNQGLVRDVAVLAELEAVSGVGVSHGWKSVAGPFKVTESTGPLLHSLDWRPAFDVYREAVFSLNEPEIETVDFANYSRAYPLGVSRLDAEMVVRDPTRRLEDGSLVLVGEIPRGSYVDVLSGNPDSLIRAAAMAVRCASMSLPDKAEPDACLFFDCITRVLFLGDRFHEELAAAKSAEIPVAGACSLGEIANNGKEYLEFYNKTSVVALLEDA; encoded by the coding sequence ATGCGTATCCAGATCGACCAGACCGGAACTCTACAGGGATTGGAGGACCTCCTTGCGACCATGGACGCGGATGCGGACGTGCAAAGCGTTCTGGTGCTGGCCTGCGCGGAAAACGGGTTCATCCCGGAACAGGTCGATCCCCTGCTCCGCCGGATGGGCAAACCCGTGTTCGGCGGCATCTTTCCCAACGTCATCCATGACCGGGAGCTGCTTTCCAAAGGCACGCTGGTCGCGGGATTGCGCACCCGGGCGCACGTCCACTCCATCCCCGGGCTGAGCGATCCCGACATGGACTATGAATCCCTGCTGGAACGGACCGTGCCCGAAAATGCCGGGCTCAGGACCATGCTCGTGCTGGTGGACGGCACGTCCTCGCGCATTTCCGCGTTCATCGACGGCCTGTACTCGATCTTCGGGCTGGAGGTGAACTATGTGGGCGGCGGCGCAGGCCAGTTCGATTTTTCCCCGGCCCCGTGTCTGATGACCAATCAGGGACTTGTGCGGGACGTTGCCGTGCTGGCCGAACTGGAGGCAGTCAGCGGCGTGGGCGTGAGCCACGGCTGGAAAAGCGTGGCCGGACCGTTCAAGGTCACGGAATCCACAGGTCCGCTTCTGCATTCCCTGGACTGGCGGCCCGCGTTCGACGTATATCGCGAAGCCGTGTTCAGCCTGAACGAACCGGAAATCGAGACCGTTGATTTTGCGAACTATTCCAGAGCCTATCCCCTTGGCGTATCCCGGCTCGACGCGGAGATGGTGGTGCGCGACCCGACAAGACGGCTTGAGGACGGCAGTCTGGTGCTTGTGGGGGAAATTCCCCGGGGCAGCTATGTGGACGTGCTGTCCGGAAATCCGGATTCCCTGATCCGCGCTGCGGCAATGGCGGTCCGATGCGCATCCATGTCCCTGCCGGACAAGGCCGAGCCGGACGCATGCCTGTTTTTCGACTGCATCACCCGCGTCCTGTTTCTGGGCGACCGGTTTCACGAGGAACTAGCTGCGGCAAAATCCGCGGAAATCCCGGTTGCCGGGGCGTGCTCACTGGGTGAAATTGCCAACAACGGCAAGGAATATCTGGAGTTCTACAACAAGACTTCGGTTGTTGCCTTGCTGGAGGATGCGTGA
- a CDS encoding glycosyltransferase has translation MSVIRIHSGLERRGGASRVARLLCRALKALDRDVHYSCEFAESPDAPPAMLAKDVGASLSPDDILHLHATSDWSALLAGLPEKRKVVITLHDASLLSGGCVVPLNCDAFAHGCVDPCPHGFPEARALRAERLALLRRVRPVLAAPSRWMADMAESATGLPVTVIPNGIPWPEDIPRKSAARRELGIHPAARIGLFVAHGGQKAAYKSGPQWQELWQRISKQVPGSLAFAVGGDTEERQGNLLIWPYVERGVLSRLMAAADVLLYPTRADNHSMIILEAMSCALPVLSYAVGGVPEQIGNRETGLLVPPGNADAFVNAAVSLLADPVRTRQLGSNAFDQGKAKFRLERMAAGYRKLYR, from the coding sequence ATGTCCGTGATCCGCATCCATTCCGGTCTGGAACGCCGTGGCGGCGCCTCGCGCGTGGCCCGGCTGCTCTGCCGCGCCCTGAAGGCTCTGGATCGGGACGTGCACTATTCCTGCGAATTCGCGGAATCCCCGGACGCGCCCCCGGCAATGCTGGCAAAGGATGTGGGAGCCAGTCTCTCCCCGGACGACATCCTGCACCTGCACGCCACGAGCGACTGGAGCGCACTGCTGGCCGGACTGCCGGAAAAACGCAAGGTGGTCATCACCCTGCACGATGCCTCCCTGCTCTCCGGGGGGTGCGTCGTTCCCCTGAACTGCGACGCATTCGCCCATGGGTGCGTCGATCCCTGCCCGCACGGATTTCCCGAAGCGCGCGCACTGCGAGCCGAACGGCTGGCCCTGCTCCGCCGGGTCCGCCCGGTACTGGCCGCGCCCTCCCGCTGGATGGCGGACATGGCCGAGTCCGCGACCGGCCTGCCCGTGACCGTGATTCCCAACGGCATTCCCTGGCCCGAGGACATTCCCCGCAAATCCGCAGCACGCAGGGAACTCGGCATCCATCCCGCGGCCCGGATCGGCCTGTTCGTGGCCCACGGCGGCCAAAAGGCGGCCTACAAGTCCGGCCCGCAATGGCAGGAACTCTGGCAGCGCATCAGCAAACAGGTTCCCGGCTCCCTTGCCTTTGCCGTGGGCGGAGACACCGAGGAACGGCAGGGCAACCTCCTGATCTGGCCCTATGTGGAACGGGGCGTGCTTTCCCGGCTCATGGCCGCGGCCGACGTGCTTCTGTACCCCACGCGCGCGGACAACCACTCCATGATCATTCTGGAGGCCATGTCCTGCGCCCTGCCCGTGCTCTCCTATGCCGTGGGCGGCGTGCCCGAACAGATCGGCAACCGCGAAACCGGCCTGCTCGTGCCTCCCGGCAATGCGGACGCATTCGTGAACGCGGCAGTTTCCCTGCTTGCCGACCCGGTCCGCACCCGGCAACTCGGCAGCAACGCCTTTGATCAGGGCAAGGCGAAATTCCGTCTGGAACGCATGGCTGCTGGGTATCGCAAGCTGTACCGCTGA
- the coaBC gene encoding bifunctional phosphopantothenoylcysteine decarboxylase/phosphopantothenate--cysteine ligase CoaBC has protein sequence MQRHYQFAGFMGKRVHLGVTGSIAAYKALDLLRALIRADLQVSATLTPGAEEFVRGLAFEALGASPVYGPMFDARAESPFGHLEPGQLADAMVIAPASATTMARLAFGLGDDMLACQALAFPGPKIIAPAMNPKMWEAPATRRNWEMLGEMGYTRVGPDSGHVACGDTGSGRFAQVDEILLAVLKAISPQDMAGRKVVVTLGPTRESWDAVRFWSNPSSGTMGACLAVAAYLRGADVHAVAGPCGLTFPAGIRVTNVNSAREMYEAASEAWPDADIGCCSAAVADYRPVPFGDQKFKKTGTDGLTVQFETNPDILKSLGKVKKAGQMLLGFAAETANVEAEAARKLEAKNLDMIAANDVSSDGSGFGTATNRMLVLHRSGRKEHWPLLSKTEVAWRLWDHLLLD, from the coding sequence ATGCAACGTCATTATCAATTCGCCGGGTTCATGGGCAAGCGTGTCCATCTCGGCGTGACCGGTTCCATTGCCGCCTACAAGGCGCTCGACCTGCTCCGCGCCCTGATCCGGGCCGACCTGCAGGTCTCCGCAACCCTGACCCCCGGGGCCGAGGAATTTGTTCGAGGTCTCGCATTCGAGGCGCTGGGCGCGTCCCCGGTATACGGGCCCATGTTCGATGCGCGCGCGGAATCGCCGTTTGGCCATCTGGAACCCGGACAGCTTGCGGACGCCATGGTCATTGCCCCGGCTTCCGCCACCACCATGGCCCGGCTCGCCTTCGGCCTTGGCGACGACATGCTCGCGTGTCAGGCCCTGGCCTTTCCCGGCCCCAAGATCATTGCCCCGGCCATGAATCCGAAGATGTGGGAGGCTCCGGCCACCCGCCGCAACTGGGAAATGCTCGGGGAAATGGGCTACACCCGCGTTGGTCCCGACTCCGGGCACGTTGCCTGCGGCGACACGGGCAGCGGACGGTTTGCGCAGGTGGACGAAATCCTTCTGGCCGTGCTCAAGGCGATCTCGCCGCAGGACATGGCCGGACGCAAGGTCGTGGTCACCCTCGGCCCCACGCGCGAATCCTGGGACGCGGTCCGTTTCTGGTCCAATCCGTCCTCGGGCACCATGGGCGCATGTCTGGCCGTTGCCGCGTATCTGCGCGGCGCGGACGTGCATGCCGTGGCCGGGCCCTGCGGCCTGACCTTTCCCGCAGGCATCCGGGTCACCAACGTGAACTCGGCCCGGGAAATGTACGAGGCGGCCAGCGAAGCATGGCCGGATGCGGACATCGGCTGCTGTTCCGCGGCCGTGGCCGACTACCGGCCCGTTCCCTTCGGCGACCAGAAGTTCAAGAAGACCGGCACCGACGGCCTGACCGTGCAGTTCGAGACCAATCCGGACATTCTCAAGTCTCTGGGCAAGGTCAAGAAGGCCGGACAGATGCTGCTGGGATTCGCGGCAGAGACCGCCAATGTCGAGGCCGAGGCCGCGCGCAAGCTCGAAGCCAAGAATCTGGACATGATCGCGGCCAATGACGTGTCCTCGGACGGCAGCGGATTCGGCACGGCCACCAACCGGATGTTAGTGCTGCATCGCAGCGGCAGAAAGGAGCACTGGCCCCTTCTGTCCAAAACCGAAGTTGCGTGGCGGTTATGGGATCACCTTCTTCTCGACTGA
- a CDS encoding DUF3568 domain-containing protein, with product MTHLKKLIAALCVIATLSGLAGCGALIVGGASAAGTYVYMHGFLKRDYHTGIDLAFDASRAACRDFGIAVTEISKDGTSGAITGKYRDDTVWIRMKLVGDNQTEISVRIGLLGDEANSRRLHNAIARKL from the coding sequence ATGACCCATTTGAAGAAACTGATTGCGGCCCTGTGCGTGATTGCGACCCTGTCCGGTCTGGCCGGATGCGGCGCGCTGATCGTGGGCGGGGCTTCCGCTGCCGGAACCTATGTCTACATGCACGGCTTTCTCAAGCGCGACTACCACACCGGCATCGACCTTGCGTTCGATGCCTCCCGCGCCGCATGTCGTGATTTCGGCATTGCCGTCACCGAGATTTCCAAGGACGGCACATCCGGGGCCATCACCGGAAAATATCGCGATGACACGGTGTGGATCAGAATGAAGCTGGTCGGAGACAATCAGACCGAAATTTCCGTCCGCATCGGCCTGCTCGGCGACGAAGCCAATTCCCGCAGGCTGCACAACGCCATCGCCCGCAAGCTGTAG
- a CDS encoding SPOR domain-containing protein, with protein sequence MKRITLTSVLTALAACMALSGCMRQHIQSAPPARTPAESHAAQPAPAPKPAPLPAPRTEEPGIIEENYTVDAPAQAEQAEPLHEADLGEENLPEARPAVSEPAEAQPEATPAEAGEPEAQATPAAEEAKAEETVAIAEAQDAAPAVEGASHYVQVGAFSDVTNANRVLARLLQDGYDGSKLVKTDDGLFRVQAGIFPDGDAAREVMEKLKAEFPASFVLTAD encoded by the coding sequence ATGAAACGGATCACCCTGACAAGCGTCCTGACGGCTCTGGCCGCATGCATGGCCCTGAGCGGCTGCATGCGCCAGCACATCCAGTCCGCGCCCCCGGCCCGCACTCCGGCCGAATCCCATGCGGCACAACCCGCTCCGGCTCCGAAGCCGGCCCCTCTGCCCGCGCCCAGGACCGAAGAGCCGGGCATCATCGAGGAAAACTATACCGTGGACGCGCCGGCGCAGGCCGAACAGGCCGAACCTCTGCACGAGGCCGATCTCGGCGAGGAAAACCTGCCCGAGGCCAGGCCCGCTGTTTCCGAACCAGCGGAAGCCCAGCCCGAAGCGACTCCGGCCGAAGCCGGAGAACCCGAGGCACAGGCCACTCCCGCAGCCGAAGAAGCCAAGGCCGAAGAGACCGTGGCCATTGCCGAAGCGCAGGACGCGGCCCCGGCAGTGGAAGGGGCTTCCCATTATGTACAGGTCGGAGCGTTTTCGGATGTGACCAACGCGAACAGGGTGCTCGCCCGCCTGTTGCAGGACGGATATGACGGCTCCAAGCTGGTCAAGACCGATGACGGTCTGTTTCGCGTGCAAGCAGGTATCTTCCCGGACGGGGATGCCGCCCGGGAAGTGATGGAAAAGCTGAAGGCGGAGTTTCCCGCCAGCTTCGTGCTTACCGCTGATTGA
- a CDS encoding response regulator: MTSHRILVVEDHTDTRELLRYNLTASGFEVAAAEDGRTGLELAHSFRPDLVMLDIMLPGIDGLEVCRRLKQDPELGRIPVIMLTARSDEIDRIVGLELGADDYVVKPFSPRELALRIKAVLRRSGGAEPVAPMIWEQDGLRIDFEAHQVSVDSEPVQLTATEFKLLSELVNGQGKVQTRDHLLDTVWDTHFEGYSRTVDTHVRRLRQKLGPHADRVETVRGVGYRFRA, translated from the coding sequence GTGACGTCACACAGGATACTCGTGGTCGAGGATCACACCGACACCCGCGAACTGCTCAGGTACAACCTGACCGCCTCCGGGTTCGAGGTTGCCGCGGCCGAGGACGGCCGGACCGGGCTGGAACTGGCGCACTCGTTTCGGCCGGATCTGGTCATGCTCGACATCATGCTGCCCGGCATCGACGGTCTCGAAGTCTGCCGCAGGCTCAAGCAGGACCCGGAACTGGGCCGCATCCCGGTCATCATGCTCACGGCCAGAAGCGATGAGATCGATCGCATCGTGGGGTTGGAGCTGGGGGCCGACGATTACGTGGTCAAGCCGTTCAGCCCGAGGGAACTGGCCCTGCGCATCAAGGCCGTGCTGCGCAGGTCGGGCGGGGCCGAGCCTGTCGCGCCCATGATCTGGGAACAGGATGGGCTGCGCATCGATTTCGAGGCCCATCAGGTCAGCGTGGACAGCGAGCCGGTCCAGCTTACGGCCACGGAGTTCAAGCTGCTGTCCGAGCTGGTGAACGGGCAGGGCAAGGTCCAGACCCGCGACCATCTTCTGGACACGGTCTGGGACACGCATTTCGAGGGATATTCGCGCACAGTGGACACGCATGTGCGCCGGTTGCGCCAGAAGCTCGGTCCGCATGCCGACCGGGTCGAGACCGTGCGCGGCGTGGGCTACAGGTTCCGGGCCTGA